The Candidatus Bathyarchaeota archaeon genomic interval CGTACGCAGCATTAAGCAACCTCAGCGCCGTAACCTTCTACTACCTAACCAAACTAAACGTGGAATTCATCGCAGGCTGGGCAAAAGAACTCCTAACCGAAAAACTCTAAATTTTGAGCCCAACGCATCTTATTTGCTGATGCCCACCAACTCATATTTCCTAAGCATAGACCCCGACTCCTTGATGACTTGCAAACTATGCCACAAGTGAGGGTCATTTAACGCCATCTCTTTTAGTTCCCGCTCAAGCTCCGGCGTGAGGATGGCTTCGTAGGTTTTTATGGTGGCTTGATAGATTTTGGCTTTCTTGATTTTTTCCAACTTGACTTTGGAGTCTGCATCGAGGCAAATAGGTATCCCTTCTTCCATGTCCGTGGCGTCTAGATGGCGTTCTTTATGGTTGACTTTGATGATTCGGATCCTTTTCTTTGTTGATTGGGTGTGTTTCCACTCGGGATTTACCATGTCAATCGGCACTATAGACATCTGCTTGCTTTTTACTTTAATGGCGCCAAAACCCAAATCGGTCTGAACTTTCCATAAACAAAGCAGTTGAGAATGAGAAAAAACACGCTGTTTGATGTTGTTTAAACCGTTTTTTAATCCTATAAATCAGTTTTTAAGCACAGCAGATATAAGGAACCCCGTCAATAATTCGGCAAAGAAGTGTCACAGTCATGTCAGAAAAACTGTCCCTAGTCACATGCACAAGCTGCGGAAAACCAATTCCGCCTGGCAGTGAATCCACAAAATTCCAATGTCCCAACTGCGGTGAAATCCAAATCAAACGCGACGGCAAATGCCGCAAATTCGGCCGCCTCTACAAATGCCCCAAATGCGGCTTCCAAGGACCATAAAAGGCGACAAATATGGGCTGGATTCTTGTAGTCTACAAAGTTTTCCCCGAAGACATCCTGCCAAGCTTTGATGACTTAAAACAAAAAGTCACAGCCATCTTGCCCGAACACAGCTCCGTTGAAGGATGGGGCGAAGAAGACGTGGCCTTTGGCCTCAAAGCCTTGCTTGTCCAAGTCCGATTCCCCGAAGAAAAAATGGGATTAGTCGACGAATTCGAAACCGCCTTAGCAAAAATCCCCGGCGTAAGTCAAGCACAAAGCTTCAACATCCGCCGCACCAGCCGCGACAAGTAAGTCGCCGCAAACCCCTTTTCCCAACAAAAAACCCCTAACTCGTCTCTTTAGCAGGCATCTGACTGTTTTTGCAGTTACGCTTTAAAGTTTATATACAATATTAATCTCTTTCAAACACATACCCTCGAGCAATCAAAGTAATTATTTGGAGAAATTCTAAATGAGTGAAGTACAACTACGCGTCGGAGACGCACGGCAAAGAGATGTCGGCAGAGGAATAGCCCGCATCGACCAACGCACAATGCAGAAACTCGGCATAAGCGCTGGTGACGTAATCGAGATAGTTAACAAACGCACAACAAGCGCGATTGCTTGGCCAGCCTACAGCGAAGACCAAAACCGCGACATCATACGAATCGACGGATTCACCCGCAAAAACAGCGGCGTCGCCATCAACGAATACGTCGTGGTCCGCCCAGCCAAAGTTAAAACAGCCCTATCCGTCACCCTCGCGCCAGTGGATATGCGTCTCAACGTGGATGAAGACTTCACAAACTTTGTCAAAAATCGCCTCATGGAACGCACCCTCGTCGAAGGCGACACCACTCTAGTTATGATGCTTGGCCACGCTATACCCTTCACCGTATCCAAAACTCGTCCTCACGGCATCATAAAAGTCACAACCGAAACCCGCTTAACAATCCTCAACGAACCTGCCCCCGAAGGCAAAGGTCTCCCACGCACCACCTACGAAGACATCGGCGGACTACACGAAGAAATCCAGCGCGTCCGAGAAATGGTCGAACTACCTCTACGTCACCCCGAACTCTTCCAACGCCTCGGCATTGAACCCCCCAAAGGCGTACTACTCCACGGTCCACCTGGCTGTGGTAAAACCCTGCTCGCACGCGCAGTCGCCAACGAGTCAGAAGCCAACTTCTACTCAATTAACGGCCCCGAAATCATGAGCAAATTCTACGGCGAATCAGAAGCTCGACTACGCGAAATCTTCCAGCAAGCCCAACAAAACGCTCCCAGCATCATCTTTGTCGACGAACTCGACGCCATTGCACCTAAGCGTGAAGAAGTCACTGGCGAAGTAGAACGACGTGTCGTCGCCCAACTATTGGCACTTATGGATGGTCTTTCGGGGCGTGGAAACGTCATTGTTATCGGCGCTACCAACCGACCTGGCGCGCTTGACCCTGCATTGCGCAGACCTGGCCGATTTGACCGTGAAATCGAAATCAGCGTTCCCGACAAGAAAGGCCGCTACGAGGTGCTTCAAATCCACACCCGCGGCATGCCGCTGGCTGAAGACGTTGACCTCTTGAAACTCTCAGCTATGACTCATGGCTACACAGGCGCAGACCTCTCCGCATTGAGCAGAGAAACTGCCATGAAAGCTCTGCGTCGCTACCTGCCCCAGATTAACCTTGAAGAAGAACGCATCCCTCCAGCTGTGCTCGAAAAGATGGAGGTCACAATGGATGACTTCGTGGGCGCCTACAAGGAAGTCACTCCTACTGCTATGCGTGAAGTCTACATCGAAGTTTCAACTGTGCATTGGGAAGATGCAGGTGGCTTGGAAGATGTTAAGCAGCATCTCAAAGAATCCGTGGAGTGGCCGATAAAGACCCCTGAAATATTCACTAAACTCGGAATTAGGCCCCCCAAAGGTATCCTACTCTATGGTCCACCTGGCTGCGGCAAAACCCTGCTTGCACGTGCTGTCTCAACTGAGAGTGAAGCCAACTTCATTTCCATCAAAGGTCCAGAGGTCTTTAGCAAATGGGTCGGCGAATCCGAGAAAGCTATCCGCGAAGTCTTCCGCAAAGCCCGTATGGCGGCCCCTGCAGTCATATTCCTTGACGAAATCGACTCCCTGACCCCCAGACGTGGTATGGGCATGAGCGACAGCGGTGTCTCTGAACGAGTCATCAGCCAACTCCTAACCGAAATGGACGGCATAACTACCCTCCAAGACATAGTGGTCATCGCTGCAACCAACCGTCCCGACATGGTGGACTCGGCAGTTCTGCGTCCCGGAAGATTTGACCGTCTTATCTATGTGCCTGAACCCGACGAAAAAAGCCGTCTCCAAATCTTCAAAATATACACTAAAGGTATGCCTATTGGTGCAGATGTTGACCTCAACCAGCTGACCATTGCTACAAAGTACTATTCTGGCGCGGACATTGAATCTCTTTGCCGTGAAGCTGCGATGCATGCACTGAGACGTGATGTGAACAGCCGAGAAGTCGTGATGAAGGATTTCCAAGATGCCCTTAAAGAAATGGGTCCCAGCATCACGCCTGATATGGAGAAATGGTACAAGAGTTTTATGCAGCAAATCCGACAAGTACAAAAGCCAGCAACCCCAGTTGCATAGGGAAGGAACGCTTAATGCCGCAGATGAAAACTTGGAAAACCCGTCCAGCTTATTATTTTGTGCTGGAAGTTCTCAACAAGAAAGGCGACATGACCGACGATGACTTGTTTGGTCAAATTAAAGATGAGTATGAAGATTTAGGCTTCAAGGACTTTAACGATTTGCTCTTAAAGCTTGAAGTCAGCGGGAGAATCCGCACTTCATCTATGGCAAGAGGCAAGCGTAGAATCGAGTTAGTCCAATAGACGCTCTTTTCTTTCTCTACTTTTATTATTGTTAATGTGCCAACGCTTGTCTTGTCAGAATTTTATTTTCTGCACTGTTTTTTTCCCAAACTGCATCAAAGTACCCTATCATGACTTTTAAAAACTGTGGATGACTTGAGGCTAGACTGGGGGTAATTCGATTGTTCATTGGTGGTCCTATACACAAGTTTGCTTCCTTTCCGTCAGAGATGATCATGTCAACAGGTGTCCGTTGTTGTACAAATCGAATTTCAAACGACGGATTGTACTCTAGTGTTCCCATTACTTTTTGAATGAAATTTAGGTTGTCTTGCTTTTCAGTTATGAGTCGCAATTTCACGTTTCTGTTGAACATTTCCCGTAATTCTTCAACGTCAGATAGTATCCGATACCTCACTAACTTCCACTTGCACATAATGTCGAGGGAGTATTGGGTTGTACTCATAATTTTATCGAGCCACTTCACCATGAGGTCTTCTGAATAATTTATGATGAATTGCGGGTGCTCATCTTGAGGAGTTTGTTTGCTGTCAGGTTCCTCAAGGTTTTTAATTAGGTCTTTTGCTTTCTTTTCTAGCTCGACGTGTTTTTGTGTTTTGTTTTGTAGCAAGATTCGGAAGCCCTGCTTCATTGGAGTGGCTTTAAACATTGTGGGTTTGCCGATTATTTCTTGGGCTAGCCCCATTTTTTCAAGTGTAGGCATCACCCGATAGATGTCCTGCCGTGCTATCTTTGAGACTTTAAAGATTGTTTTTACATCTGCTTTTTCAAACTTGACCAAGGATAGGTACGTTTTCGCCTGTAGGAAAGTTAATCCTAATCTCATTAGTATTTGGACGTATTCATCTTCCTGCATTATTAACCATACAGTTCACCAATTTTGTTTGCATTTCTCTTATTAGTTTTTCGTAAATTGTCGCAAGCGCCACTGATTACAAACGCTTAAGCTTGTACCGTAACAAAATAATTAGACTACAAGGAGAAAAAACAATGAATCAAAAACCCTTGAAGTTCTCAAACAATAAAACCTTAGCTACCGCAATCATTTTGCTTCTAACGCTATCTCTTGTTGCCGCAGTTGCTATTCAAACTGCAAACGCAGACACCCAAGTAATAACCCACAAAACATACCTGTATTCTAGCGTAGCCAGTAGCATCTTAGGAGTTGGTCAAGACCAAGTCCTTGTTTACTGGACTGCTGACATGCCTCCTGATACTGGAGAAATTGAAGGTGTCATTGCTGGTGCTTTCAACCGCGCTGCTTGGCGTGGTGTTTCTTTTAATGTGACTGCTCCAGACGGAACCTCTACCATTATTAATGTTCCTGATAACCAGCAGGACTCCATCGGTGGCGGATACATTATGTTCGCTCCCGATCAGGTCGGTACCTACACTGTACAAGCTAGTTTCCCAGCACAATGGAAAAACACCACCCTAGTTAATGGCGCTTCAACACCAAGACAATACGGCTATCCCAACATAGTAAACCAATTC includes:
- a CDS encoding CDC48 family AAA ATPase, with protein sequence MSEVQLRVGDARQRDVGRGIARIDQRTMQKLGISAGDVIEIVNKRTTSAIAWPAYSEDQNRDIIRIDGFTRKNSGVAINEYVVVRPAKVKTALSVTLAPVDMRLNVDEDFTNFVKNRLMERTLVEGDTTLVMMLGHAIPFTVSKTRPHGIIKVTTETRLTILNEPAPEGKGLPRTTYEDIGGLHEEIQRVREMVELPLRHPELFQRLGIEPPKGVLLHGPPGCGKTLLARAVANESEANFYSINGPEIMSKFYGESEARLREIFQQAQQNAPSIIFVDELDAIAPKREEVTGEVERRVVAQLLALMDGLSGRGNVIVIGATNRPGALDPALRRPGRFDREIEISVPDKKGRYEVLQIHTRGMPLAEDVDLLKLSAMTHGYTGADLSALSRETAMKALRRYLPQINLEEERIPPAVLEKMEVTMDDFVGAYKEVTPTAMREVYIEVSTVHWEDAGGLEDVKQHLKESVEWPIKTPEIFTKLGIRPPKGILLYGPPGCGKTLLARAVSTESEANFISIKGPEVFSKWVGESEKAIREVFRKARMAAPAVIFLDEIDSLTPRRGMGMSDSGVSERVISQLLTEMDGITTLQDIVVIAATNRPDMVDSAVLRPGRFDRLIYVPEPDEKSRLQIFKIYTKGMPIGADVDLNQLTIATKYYSGADIESLCREAAMHALRRDVNSREVVMKDFQDALKEMGPSITPDMEKWYKSFMQQIRQVQKPATPVA
- a CDS encoding zinc finger domain-containing protein, with product MSEKLSLVTCTSCGKPIPPGSESTKFQCPNCGEIQIKRDGKCRKFGRLYKCPKCGFQGP
- a CDS encoding elongation factor 1-beta, yielding MGWILVVYKVFPEDILPSFDDLKQKVTAILPEHSSVEGWGEEDVAFGLKALLVQVRFPEEKMGLVDEFETALAKIPGVSQAQSFNIRRTSRDK